The following coding sequences are from one Pseudonocardia sp. HH130630-07 window:
- a CDS encoding PspA/IM30 family protein yields the protein MSEPTPNPPAVPEPGAAPGLPATDAEQVHPTGYTDDGVPTFDHVRDRIESRAATANALEELAGGDTRARDAEDAFAERERKGADRLAEIRRSMGR from the coding sequence ATGAGCGAGCCCACCCCGAACCCGCCCGCGGTCCCCGAACCCGGCGCGGCCCCCGGCCTGCCGGCCACCGACGCGGAGCAGGTCCACCCGACCGGCTACACCGACGACGGGGTCCCGACCTTCGACCACGTCCGCGACCGGATCGAGAGCCGCGCGGCGACGGCGAACGCCCTCGAGGAACTCGCCGGTGGCGACACCCGCGCCCGCGACGCCGAGGACGCCTTCGCCGAGCGGGAGCGCAAGGGGGCCGACCGGCTGGCGGAGATCCGCCGTTCGATGGGGCGCTGA
- a CDS encoding succinate dehydrogenase/fumarate reductase iron-sulfur subunit — protein sequence MKLTLKVWRQRDAVDKGHLATYQVEADEDMSFLEMLDVLNERLILSGDEPVAFDHDCREGICGACSMVIDGQPHGPQRATTTCQLHMRHYSDGDTIVIEPFRSGSFPVIKDLVVDRGAFDKIIQSGGYVSANTGSAPEANANAVPKAQADRAFAAANCIGCGACVAACPNGSASLFLGAKLTHLGELPQGQPERWERVVNMVQTHEDAGFGGCTNTGACATACPKEIPLDVISQLNRDYLAATVGGKKKS from the coding sequence GTGAAACTGACTCTGAAGGTGTGGCGCCAGCGCGACGCGGTCGACAAGGGCCACCTCGCGACCTACCAGGTCGAGGCGGACGAGGACATGTCGTTCCTCGAGATGCTCGACGTGCTCAACGAGCGGCTGATCCTCTCCGGTGACGAGCCGGTCGCGTTCGACCACGACTGCCGTGAGGGCATCTGCGGTGCCTGCAGCATGGTCATCGACGGCCAGCCGCACGGCCCGCAGCGGGCGACGACGACCTGCCAGCTGCACATGCGGCACTACTCCGACGGCGACACCATCGTCATCGAGCCGTTCCGCTCCGGTTCGTTCCCGGTGATCAAGGACCTGGTCGTCGACCGCGGTGCGTTCGACAAGATCATCCAGTCCGGCGGGTACGTCTCGGCGAACACCGGCTCGGCCCCGGAGGCCAACGCCAACGCGGTGCCGAAGGCCCAGGCCGACCGCGCGTTCGCGGCGGCGAACTGCATCGGCTGCGGTGCCTGCGTCGCGGCCTGCCCGAACGGCTCGGCGTCGCTGTTCCTGGGTGCGAAGCTGACCCACCTTGGCGAGCTGCCGCAGGGCCAGCCGGAGCGCTGGGAGCGCGTGGTGAACATGGTGCAGACCCACGAGGACGCCGGCTTCGGCGGCTGCACCAACACCGGCGCCTGCGCCACCGCCTGCCCGAAGGAGATCCCGCTCGACGTGATCTCCCAGCTGAACCGCGACTACCTCGCGGCGACGGTGGGCGGCAAGAAGAAGAGCTGA
- a CDS encoding fumarate reductase/succinate dehydrogenase flavoprotein subunit — protein MTDNTGTREQIERHDYDVVVIGAGGAGLRAAIEARMQGKRTAIISKSLFGKAHTVMAEGGCAASMGNANPNDNWQVHFRDTMRGGKFLNNWRMAELHATEAPDRVWELETYGALFDRTPEGKISQRNFGGHTYPRLAHVGDRTGLELIRTLQQKVVSLQQEDFAETGDYESRIRVFHECTITELFTTDGAISGCFGYFRGDGGFVRFDAPAIVLATGGVGKSYSVTSNSWEYTGDGHALALRAGATLINMEFLQFHPTGMVWPPSVKGILVTESVRGDGGVLRNSDGERFMFDYIPEVFREQYATSEEEGDRWYTDPDNNRRPPELLPRDEVARAINSEVKAGRGTPHGGVYLDVSTRLKAEEILKRLPSMHHQFKELADVDITKEPMEVGPTCHYVMGGVEVDPDSAMSRVPGLFAAGEVAGGMHGSNRLGGNSLSDLLVFGRRAGLHAAQHSARGRPAVVETDVAAALDRALLPFSTSAEGGENPFVVQQELQKTMHELVGIIRKEDEMEMALKKLEDIATRTRTVSVEGHRRFNPGWHLALDLRNMLLVSLCVGKAALERQESRGGHTRDDFPVMDSDWRHLLLVCTALGEDGIELTRQEQLAMRPDLFDLFELDELKKYYTGDELGGHRSDSAEGTR, from the coding sequence ATGACCGACAACACCGGGACGCGCGAGCAGATCGAGCGGCACGACTACGACGTCGTGGTCATCGGGGCCGGGGGTGCGGGCCTGCGGGCGGCGATCGAGGCCCGCATGCAGGGCAAGCGCACCGCGATCATCTCAAAGTCGCTGTTCGGCAAGGCGCACACCGTCATGGCCGAGGGCGGATGCGCGGCGTCGATGGGCAACGCGAACCCGAACGACAACTGGCAGGTCCACTTCCGCGACACCATGCGGGGCGGGAAGTTCCTCAACAACTGGCGGATGGCCGAGCTGCACGCCACGGAGGCCCCGGACCGGGTCTGGGAGCTGGAGACCTACGGCGCGCTGTTCGACCGCACGCCCGAGGGGAAGATCAGCCAGCGGAACTTCGGCGGGCACACCTACCCGCGGCTGGCGCACGTCGGTGACCGGACCGGCCTGGAGCTGATCCGCACGCTGCAGCAGAAGGTGGTGTCGCTGCAGCAGGAGGACTTCGCCGAGACCGGTGACTACGAGTCCCGGATCCGGGTGTTCCACGAGTGCACGATCACCGAGCTGTTCACCACCGACGGCGCCATCTCCGGCTGCTTCGGCTACTTCCGCGGTGACGGCGGTTTCGTCCGGTTCGACGCCCCGGCGATCGTCCTGGCGACCGGTGGGGTCGGCAAGAGCTACTCGGTCACGTCGAACTCCTGGGAGTACACCGGCGACGGCCACGCGCTGGCCCTGCGCGCCGGCGCGACGTTGATCAACATGGAGTTCCTGCAGTTCCACCCCACCGGGATGGTCTGGCCGCCGTCGGTGAAGGGGATCCTGGTCACCGAGTCGGTCCGCGGGGACGGCGGGGTGCTGCGCAACTCCGACGGCGAGCGGTTCATGTTCGACTACATCCCGGAGGTCTTCCGGGAGCAGTACGCCACCTCCGAGGAGGAGGGCGACCGCTGGTACACCGACCCGGACAACAACCGGCGCCCGCCGGAGCTGCTGCCCCGTGACGAGGTGGCCAGGGCGATCAACTCCGAGGTCAAGGCCGGTCGCGGCACCCCGCACGGCGGGGTCTACCTGGACGTCTCGACCCGGCTCAAGGCCGAGGAGATCCTCAAGCGGCTCCCGTCGATGCACCACCAGTTCAAGGAGCTGGCCGACGTCGACATCACCAAGGAGCCGATGGAGGTCGGCCCGACCTGTCACTACGTGATGGGCGGGGTCGAGGTCGACCCGGACTCGGCGATGTCGCGGGTGCCGGGCCTGTTCGCCGCGGGCGAGGTCGCGGGCGGCATGCACGGCTCGAACCGCCTCGGCGGGAACTCGTTGTCGGACCTGCTGGTGTTCGGCCGCCGGGCCGGCCTGCACGCGGCGCAGCACTCCGCCCGGGGGCGCCCGGCCGTCGTCGAGACCGACGTCGCCGCCGCGCTGGACCGCGCGCTGCTGCCGTTCTCGACCTCTGCGGAGGGGGGTGAGAACCCGTTCGTCGTCCAGCAGGAGCTGCAGAAGACGATGCACGAGCTCGTCGGCATCATCCGCAAGGAGGACGAGATGGAGATGGCCCTCAAGAAGCTGGAGGACATCGCCACCCGTACGCGGACGGTCTCGGTCGAGGGGCACCGGCGGTTCAACCCCGGCTGGCACCTGGCGCTGGACCTGCGGAACATGCTGCTGGTCTCGCTGTGCGTCGGGAAGGCCGCGCTGGAGCGCCAGGAGTCGCGCGGCGGGCACACCCGCGACGACTTCCCGGTCATGGACTCCGACTGGCGCCACCTCCTGCTGGTGTGCACCGCGCTGGGTGAGGACGGCATCGAGCTGACCCGCCAGGAGCAGCTCGCGATGCGTCCGGACCTGTTCGACCTCTTCGAACTCGACGAACTCAAGAAGTACTACACGGGCGACGAGCTGGGCGGGCACCGCTCGGACTCCGCGGAGGGCACCCGATGA
- a CDS encoding fumarate reductase/succinate dehydrogenase flavoprotein subunit yields the protein MTDANTHHVSYSDYATGEPVVDKAVPSGPIETRWERRRFGVKLVNPANKRSKKIIVVGSGLAGGAAAATLGEAGYQVKNFCYQDSPRRAHSIAAQGGINGAKNYRNDGDSVYRLFYDTVKGGDFRARESNVHRLAEISRQIIDQCVAQGVPFARDYGGLLDTRSFGGVQVSRTFYARGQTGQQLLLGAYQALERQVQAGTVEMFTRHEMLELIMVEGRARGIVARDMVSGEIEVHTADAVVLCTGGYGNVFYLSTNAKGCNVTASWRAHRKGALFANPCFTQIHPTCIPVSGDHQSKLTLMSESLRNDGRVWVPKKLGDDRGPNEIPHDDRDYFLERKYPAFGNLVPRDIASRAAKEVCDEKRGVGPGGLGVYLDFDDAIQRLGRKAVEAKYGNLFEMYERITGENPYEVPMRIYPAVHYTMGGLWVDYDLQSTVPGLYIGGEANFSDHGANRLGASALMQGLADGYFVLPVTIGDYIATNNLDDVPHDAPEVVEAVTAVTDRIDQFLSINGTRTVDSFHRELGQIMWDYCGMERTEEGLRKALDRIPELRREFWNNVKVPGTGTELNQSLEKAGRVADFLELGELMCLDALVRRESCGGHFRGESQTADGEAQRDDENFSFTSAWEYTGRGQAPVLHKEDLVFEYVHPTQRSYK from the coding sequence ATGACTGACGCCAACACCCACCACGTGTCCTACAGCGACTACGCGACCGGCGAGCCGGTCGTCGACAAGGCCGTGCCGTCGGGGCCGATCGAGACCCGCTGGGAGCGCCGCCGGTTCGGCGTGAAGCTGGTCAACCCGGCGAACAAGCGCTCGAAGAAGATCATCGTCGTCGGGTCCGGGCTGGCCGGTGGCGCCGCCGCGGCGACGCTCGGCGAGGCCGGGTACCAGGTCAAGAACTTCTGCTACCAGGACAGCCCGCGGCGCGCGCACTCCATCGCCGCGCAGGGCGGCATCAACGGCGCGAAGAACTACCGCAACGACGGCGACAGCGTCTACCGGCTGTTCTACGACACGGTGAAGGGTGGCGACTTCCGCGCCCGGGAGTCGAACGTCCACCGGCTCGCCGAGATCAGCCGTCAGATCATCGACCAGTGCGTCGCGCAGGGTGTCCCGTTCGCCCGCGACTACGGCGGCCTGCTCGACACCCGCTCGTTCGGTGGTGTGCAGGTCTCCCGGACGTTCTACGCCCGCGGCCAGACCGGCCAGCAGCTGCTGCTCGGCGCCTACCAGGCCCTGGAGCGCCAGGTGCAGGCCGGCACGGTCGAGATGTTCACCCGGCACGAGATGCTCGAGCTGATCATGGTCGAGGGACGGGCCCGCGGCATCGTCGCCCGGGACATGGTGTCCGGCGAGATCGAGGTGCACACCGCGGACGCGGTCGTGCTCTGCACCGGTGGCTACGGCAACGTCTTCTACCTCTCGACGAACGCCAAGGGCTGCAACGTCACCGCGTCCTGGCGGGCGCACCGCAAGGGCGCGCTGTTCGCGAACCCGTGCTTCACCCAGATCCACCCGACCTGCATCCCGGTCTCGGGTGACCACCAGTCGAAGCTGACCCTGATGTCGGAGTCGCTGCGCAACGACGGCCGGGTGTGGGTCCCGAAGAAGCTCGGCGACGACCGCGGCCCGAACGAGATCCCGCACGACGACCGGGACTACTTCCTGGAGCGCAAGTACCCGGCGTTCGGCAACCTGGTGCCCCGCGACATCGCGTCCCGGGCCGCCAAGGAGGTCTGCGACGAGAAGCGCGGCGTCGGCCCCGGCGGGCTCGGCGTCTACCTGGACTTCGACGACGCCATCCAGCGGCTCGGGCGCAAGGCCGTCGAGGCCAAGTACGGCAACCTCTTCGAGATGTACGAGCGGATCACGGGCGAGAACCCGTACGAGGTCCCGATGCGGATCTACCCCGCCGTGCACTACACGATGGGTGGCCTGTGGGTCGACTACGACCTGCAGTCGACCGTCCCCGGCCTCTACATCGGTGGCGAGGCGAACTTCTCCGACCACGGCGCGAACCGGCTCGGCGCCTCGGCGCTGATGCAGGGCCTGGCCGACGGCTACTTCGTGCTCCCGGTCACGATCGGCGACTACATCGCCACGAACAACCTCGACGACGTCCCGCACGACGCTCCCGAGGTCGTCGAGGCGGTGACGGCCGTGACCGACCGGATCGACCAGTTCCTGTCGATCAACGGCACCCGCACGGTGGACTCGTTCCACCGCGAGCTGGGCCAGATCATGTGGGACTACTGCGGCATGGAGCGGACCGAGGAGGGCCTGCGCAAGGCGCTGGACCGGATCCCCGAGCTGCGCCGCGAGTTCTGGAACAACGTCAAGGTGCCGGGTACCGGTACGGAGCTGAACCAGAGCCTGGAGAAGGCCGGCCGGGTGGCCGACTTCCTCGAGCTCGGCGAGCTCATGTGCCTGGACGCGCTGGTGCGCCGTGAGTCCTGCGGCGGCCACTTCCGCGGGGAGAGCCAGACCGCGGACGGCGAGGCGCAGCGCGACGACGAGAACTTCTCCTTCACCTCGGCCTGGGAGTACACCGGCCGCGGGCAGGCTCCCGTCCTGCACAAGGAGGACCTCGTCTTCGAGTACGTGCACCCGACCCAGCGCAGCTACAAGTAA
- a CDS encoding alpha/beta fold hydrolase yields the protein MRIAVAGGRKNVTTFALVPGAGTDTWYWGPLIWELTGRGHRAVAVDLPCDDDTARLEDYAEAVVRAVTSGGAEEPDDLVVVAHSFGGFSAPLVCDRLPVRELVLVTAMVPVAGESAAQWGEATGAAAALAEQDARDGRDPDDVVALFFHDVPDAVAAEALRHEREQSTTPWEQPWPRDAWPDVPTRYLLCRDDKLFPSAFVRTMLAGRLRGVVPEAIPGAHHPMLSHPAQLAGTLLAR from the coding sequence ATGAGAATCGCCGTCGCCGGCGGTCGGAAGAACGTGACGACGTTCGCGCTGGTCCCCGGAGCAGGGACCGACACCTGGTACTGGGGCCCGCTGATCTGGGAGCTGACCGGCCGCGGCCATCGTGCGGTCGCCGTCGACCTGCCCTGCGACGACGACACCGCCCGGCTGGAGGACTACGCCGAGGCCGTGGTCCGGGCCGTGACGTCCGGCGGGGCGGAGGAACCGGACGACCTCGTCGTCGTCGCGCACTCGTTCGGCGGGTTCAGCGCGCCGCTGGTGTGCGACCGGCTCCCGGTCCGGGAACTCGTGCTCGTGACCGCGATGGTCCCGGTGGCGGGGGAGTCCGCGGCGCAGTGGGGCGAGGCCACCGGGGCCGCCGCCGCGCTCGCCGAGCAGGACGCGCGCGACGGCCGGGACCCCGACGACGTCGTCGCCCTGTTCTTCCACGACGTGCCGGACGCGGTCGCCGCCGAGGCGCTGCGCCACGAGCGCGAGCAGTCCACGACGCCCTGGGAGCAGCCGTGGCCGCGGGACGCCTGGCCGGACGTCCCGACCCGCTACCTGCTGTGCCGCGACGACAAGCTGTTCCCGTCGGCGTTCGTGCGCACGATGCTGGCCGGGCGGCTGCGCGGGGTGGTGCCCGAGGCGATCCCCGGTGCGCACCACCCGATGCTCTCCCACCCCGCGCAGCTGGCCGGGACGCTGCTGGCGCGTTGA
- a CDS encoding S9 family peptidase: MTLSGYGSWPTPVTSELVVTAAVRLGDVRPDGAPGAEGTGVIWAEGRATEGGRTQLVRRTDDGSRTDLLPDGANARTAVHEYGGGSWWLHPGSPGVVWYAEWADQRLYRSEPGGAPVALTPEPSVPRGDRYADGDVAPDGSWLVAVREHHPAAGCPATDVVNEVVRLDARTPSEPEVVVTGTDFVAAPRISPDGAALAWLSWNHPSMPWDDVELTVRDLSSGVDTVVAGGPDESVTEPQWQPDGALTFLSDRTGWWNLYRWMPGEDIESLIRMDAEIGVPGWTLGGSRYAVLDDGRVVAARSSHGFDALVVRELDGSVTVLDTPFSVIRSVRGDGPNSVVCVAGSPTAEPGVHRVVPAPATAGEPGAAGVQTLRPPRNLGLHPETISVPEPIQFLSGDLAGNPRTGYALYYPPLGMGEAADGELPPLLVVIHGGPTGAAVPVLDVGVQYWTSRGFGVVDVDYAGSTGYGRAYREQLAGAWGVVDVADCIAAARTLAESGRVDPARMAIRGGSAGGFTTLAALARADTPFSAGADHFGVADLAALAAETHKFESRYLDGLVGPWPAARDTYTERSPLTHVEQFSTPLIVLQGDEDAVVPPNQSEMIVEALRARGVPVAYLLFAGEQHGFRQAVNIRRALDAELAFYARVFGFALPEGEGIEPVPIENL, from the coding sequence GTGACGCTCTCGGGGTACGGGTCCTGGCCGACACCGGTCACGTCGGAGCTGGTGGTGACCGCGGCGGTCCGGCTCGGTGACGTCCGGCCGGACGGGGCCCCCGGCGCCGAGGGCACCGGTGTGATCTGGGCCGAGGGGCGCGCCACCGAGGGCGGGCGAACCCAGCTGGTCCGCCGCACCGACGACGGTTCCCGCACCGACCTGCTGCCCGACGGCGCGAACGCCCGCACCGCCGTGCACGAGTACGGCGGCGGGTCCTGGTGGCTGCACCCGGGGAGCCCGGGTGTCGTCTGGTACGCCGAGTGGGCCGACCAGCGGCTGTACCGCTCGGAGCCCGGCGGCGCCCCGGTGGCGCTGACCCCGGAGCCGTCGGTGCCGCGCGGGGACCGCTACGCCGACGGCGACGTCGCCCCGGACGGCTCCTGGCTGGTCGCGGTCCGCGAGCACCACCCGGCGGCCGGCTGCCCGGCGACCGACGTCGTCAACGAGGTGGTCCGGCTCGACGCCAGGACCCCGTCGGAGCCCGAGGTCGTCGTGACCGGGACGGACTTCGTCGCCGCGCCCCGGATCTCCCCGGACGGCGCGGCGCTGGCCTGGCTGTCCTGGAACCACCCGTCGATGCCGTGGGACGACGTCGAGCTGACCGTTCGCGACCTCTCCTCCGGGGTCGACACGGTCGTCGCGGGCGGTCCGGACGAGTCGGTCACCGAGCCGCAGTGGCAGCCCGACGGGGCGCTCACCTTCCTCTCCGACCGCACCGGGTGGTGGAACCTCTACCGCTGGATGCCGGGGGAGGACATCGAGTCGTTGATCCGGATGGACGCCGAGATCGGCGTACCGGGATGGACGCTGGGGGGCTCCCGCTACGCCGTCCTCGACGACGGCCGGGTCGTCGCGGCCCGGTCCTCGCACGGTTTCGACGCGCTCGTCGTCCGCGAGCTCGACGGGTCGGTCACCGTCCTGGACACGCCGTTCTCGGTGATCCGGTCGGTTCGCGGGGACGGGCCGAACTCCGTCGTCTGCGTCGCCGGGAGCCCCACCGCCGAGCCGGGCGTGCACCGCGTCGTCCCCGCACCGGCCACCGCGGGCGAACCGGGCGCCGCCGGGGTGCAGACGCTGCGCCCGCCGCGCAACCTCGGCCTGCACCCGGAGACGATCTCGGTGCCGGAGCCGATCCAGTTCCTGTCCGGCGATCTCGCGGGCAACCCGCGGACCGGGTACGCCCTCTACTACCCGCCGCTGGGCATGGGCGAGGCCGCGGACGGCGAGCTGCCGCCGCTGCTGGTCGTCATCCACGGCGGGCCGACCGGTGCGGCCGTGCCGGTGCTCGACGTCGGCGTGCAGTACTGGACGAGCCGCGGCTTCGGCGTCGTCGACGTCGACTACGCGGGCTCGACCGGTTACGGGCGCGCGTACCGCGAACAGCTCGCCGGTGCCTGGGGTGTCGTCGACGTCGCGGACTGCATCGCCGCCGCCCGCACCCTCGCCGAGTCCGGCCGGGTCGACCCGGCCCGGATGGCGATCCGCGGCGGCTCGGCGGGCGGGTTCACCACACTGGCGGCCCTCGCCCGCGCCGACACCCCGTTCTCGGCCGGTGCCGACCACTTCGGCGTCGCCGATCTCGCGGCGCTCGCCGCCGAGACGCACAAGTTCGAGTCCCGCTACCTCGACGGCCTCGTGGGCCCGTGGCCCGCGGCCCGCGACACCTACACCGAGCGGTCGCCGCTGACCCACGTCGAGCAGTTCTCGACGCCGCTGATCGTGCTGCAGGGCGACGAGGACGCGGTCGTCCCGCCGAACCAGTCCGAGATGATCGTGGAGGCGTTGCGGGCCCGCGGCGTGCCGGTCGCCTACCTGCTGTTCGCGGGGGAGCAGCACGGGTTCCGCCAGGCCGTGAACATCAGGCGGGCCCTGGACGCCGAGCTGGCGTTCTACGCCCGGGTCTTCGGTTTCGCGCTGCCGGAGGGCGAGGGCATCGAGCCGGTGCCGATCGAGAACCTCTGA
- a CDS encoding amino acid ABC transporter permease, translating into MSALVLFDTPGPQARRRNTIYTVVFALALAVIAWAVVTGLGDKGQWAPELWTPFLSWSTWSQFLLPGLLNTIIAAVLAVVIALPFGLLLGVGRLSTSRWVSRVSGFVVEFFRAIPVLLLMVFAAEFYFSYTDVPTSYRPLLSVVTGLVLYNGSVIAEIVRAGVLSLPAGQREAAEALGLRPGQAMRLILLPQAVTLMLPALVSQLVVVLKDTALGGQLTVGYTELVRTSGTITGNFANTIPTLIVVAALFIVLNGILTAAANALQRRLSRSTKLPEGTDTAHPPTADISGRID; encoded by the coding sequence ATGAGCGCCCTGGTCCTGTTCGACACGCCGGGCCCGCAGGCACGCCGGCGCAACACGATCTACACCGTGGTGTTCGCCCTCGCGCTCGCCGTGATCGCCTGGGCGGTGGTCACCGGTCTCGGGGACAAGGGCCAGTGGGCCCCCGAGCTGTGGACACCGTTCCTGAGCTGGTCGACGTGGTCGCAGTTCCTGCTCCCCGGTCTGCTCAACACGATCATCGCCGCCGTGCTCGCCGTGGTGATCGCGCTGCCGTTCGGACTGCTCCTCGGCGTCGGGCGGCTGTCCACGAGCCGGTGGGTGTCGCGGGTGAGCGGCTTCGTCGTCGAGTTCTTCCGGGCGATCCCGGTGCTGCTGCTGATGGTGTTCGCCGCGGAGTTCTACTTCAGCTACACCGACGTCCCCACCAGCTACCGGCCGCTGCTGTCGGTCGTCACCGGTCTCGTGCTCTACAACGGCTCGGTGATCGCCGAGATCGTGCGGGCGGGTGTGCTGTCCCTGCCCGCCGGGCAGCGCGAGGCCGCCGAGGCGCTGGGACTGCGGCCCGGTCAGGCCATGCGCCTGATCCTGCTCCCCCAGGCCGTGACGCTGATGCTCCCCGCACTGGTCAGCCAGCTCGTCGTCGTGCTGAAGGACACCGCCCTGGGCGGGCAGCTGACCGTCGGCTACACCGAGCTGGTCCGGACCTCCGGGACGATCACCGGTAACTTCGCGAACACCATCCCGACGCTCATCGTCGTCGCGGCGCTGTTCATCGTCCTGAACGGTATCCTGACCGCAGCGGCCAACGCCCTGCAGCGACGGCTGTCCCGGTCGACGAAGCTGCCGGAGGGGACGGACACGGCGCACCCGCCGACGGCTGACATCTCCGGTCGCATCGACTGA
- a CDS encoding succinate dehydrogenase/fumarate reductase iron-sulfur subunit, giving the protein MTSTENSTEKGTHLHHFRVWRGDDTAGELVDYPVEVNEGEVVLDIIHRLQATEANDLAVRWNCKAGKCGSCSAEINGRPRLMCMTRMNTFDDDEVVTVTPLRSFPVVRDLVTDVSFNYEKAREIPSFAPPEGVAPGEYRMQQVDVERSQEFRKCIECYLCQNTCHVVRDHEENKQAFAGPRYLMRTAELDMHPLDAHGNRAVDAQEEHGLGFCNITKCCTEVCPEHIKITDNALIPMKERAVDRKYDPLVWLGDKIFRRSGS; this is encoded by the coding sequence ATGACGAGCACCGAGAACAGCACCGAGAAGGGCACCCACCTGCACCACTTCCGGGTGTGGCGCGGTGACGACACGGCGGGCGAGCTCGTCGACTACCCGGTCGAGGTGAACGAGGGCGAGGTCGTCCTCGACATCATCCACCGGCTGCAGGCGACCGAGGCGAACGATCTCGCCGTCCGCTGGAACTGCAAGGCCGGCAAGTGCGGGTCCTGTTCCGCGGAGATCAACGGCAGGCCGCGGCTGATGTGCATGACCCGGATGAACACCTTCGACGACGACGAGGTCGTCACGGTGACGCCGCTGCGGTCGTTCCCGGTGGTCCGCGACCTGGTGACCGACGTGTCGTTCAACTACGAGAAGGCCCGCGAGATCCCGTCGTTCGCGCCGCCGGAGGGCGTCGCGCCGGGGGAGTACCGGATGCAGCAGGTCGACGTCGAGCGGAGCCAGGAGTTCCGCAAGTGCATCGAGTGCTACCTGTGCCAGAACACCTGCCACGTGGTCCGTGACCACGAGGAGAACAAGCAGGCGTTCGCCGGGCCGCGCTACCTGATGCGTACCGCCGAGCTGGACATGCACCCGCTCGACGCGCACGGCAACCGTGCCGTGGACGCCCAGGAGGAGCACGGCCTCGGTTTCTGCAACATCACCAAGTGCTGCACCGAGGTCTGCCCGGAGCACATCAAGATCACCGACAACGCGCTGATCCCGATGAAGGAGCGTGCGGTGGACCGGAAGTACGACCCGCTGGTCTGGCTGGGCGACAAGATCTTCCGGCGCTCGGGGTCGTGA
- a CDS encoding amino acid ABC transporter permease, with amino-acid sequence MDLFSKYDILGAFWTTIQLTLLSAVGALVWGTILAAMRVGPVPVMRGFATAYVNVIRNTPLTILVLFASLGLASSLGITLVDADSPTSLADSAFRLAVLAFIVYTATFVCEAVRSGINTVPVGQAEAARALGMGFLQVLVLIVLPQALRSTIGPLASVLIALTKNTTVAAVIGVGEAALLMSEMVENESDVLLLVFLVFAFGFIVLTLPTGLLLGRLARRLEVRR; translated from the coding sequence ATGGACCTGTTCAGCAAGTACGACATCCTGGGCGCGTTCTGGACGACGATCCAGCTGACGCTGCTCTCCGCCGTCGGAGCCCTCGTGTGGGGCACGATCCTGGCCGCGATGCGGGTCGGCCCGGTGCCGGTCATGCGCGGTTTCGCGACGGCCTACGTCAACGTCATCCGCAACACGCCCCTGACGATCCTGGTGCTGTTCGCCTCGCTCGGCCTGGCGTCCTCGCTGGGGATCACCCTGGTCGACGCCGACTCGCCGACGTCGCTGGCCGACTCCGCGTTCCGGCTCGCCGTGCTCGCCTTCATCGTCTACACGGCGACCTTCGTCTGTGAGGCGGTCCGGTCCGGGATCAACACCGTCCCGGTCGGTCAGGCCGAGGCGGCGCGGGCGCTCGGCATGGGCTTCCTGCAGGTCCTGGTGCTCATCGTGCTCCCGCAGGCCCTGCGCAGCACCATCGGGCCGCTCGCCAGCGTGCTGATCGCGCTCACCAAGAACACCACCGTCGCGGCGGTCATCGGCGTCGGCGAGGCCGCACTGCTGATGTCGGAGATGGTCGAGAACGAGTCCGACGTCCTGTTGCTCGTCTTCCTCGTCTTCGCCTTCGGCTTCATCGTGCTGACCCTGCCCACCGGCCTGCTGCTCGGCCGCCTCGCCCGTCGCCTGGAGGTGCGCCGATGA